A window of Pseudoalteromonas sp. MEBiC 03607 genomic DNA:
TCTCTAGGCGCTTGATGTAACGCAACATTTCAGTCTCGCTGTGGTACGAGTTGAAGTTAGGGTGCGTTAAAATTTCGTCATCGCGTACTAGGCTTGCAGGAATTGAGTTGCTGCCGTTTACTTCGATTTCGTTTGCTAGTGCGTCAACGCTTAGGCCGTGATCTTCACCTAAGATGATGTCGAATAACTCAGCTACGTCTGCACGAGTTGTTGTTTCTGATACAGAAATTGAGTATTCACCTGCGCGGTTAGACGCAAAGTTAACGCCGTGTGCTACTGCACGTGCAACGATTTCGTCTTTGTTATCTGCAACAACAGTTAGCGTATCGAACCATGTATCGTGCTTAAGGTTTAAGCCTTTTGATTTTAAGCCTGCCGCTAAGATGTCTGCAAAACGGTGGATACGCTCAGCGATAGTTTTAAGGCCTTGTGGACCGTGGTAAACCGCGTAGAACGCTGCCATGTTCGCTAGTAGAACTTGCGCTGTACAGATGTTTGAGTTGGCTTTTTCACGACGAATGTGTTGTTCACGTGTTTGCATTGCCATACGTAGTGCGTCGTTACCTAAACGGTCTTTAGAAACACCGATAATACGACCTGGTAGAGAACGCTTGTACTTGTCGCGTGTTGCGAAGAATGCAGCGTGTGGACCACCGTAACCCATAGGTACACCAAAACGCTGTGCTGAACCAAGCACTACGTCTGCACCTAGCTTACCTGGTGCTTTAAGCAGTAATAAGCTCATGATGTCTGCAGCAACACAGGCAATCGCTTTTTTGCTTTGTACGCCAGCGATTAAATCGGTTACGTCAGTGATTTCACCGGTTGTTGATGGGTATTGGAATAACGCACCAAAAATGTCGTGGTCTAGTGCTTCAGCTGCTTTACCAACGATAACGTCAAAACCGAACTGCTCTGCACGTGTTGCAACAACGTCGATTGTTTGTGTGTGCACGTCATCAGCGATGAAGAATGCATTTGCTTTAGACTTAGCAACACGCTTTGCAAGGCCCATTGCTTCTGCCGCAGCCGTTGACTCGTCAAGTAATGACGCGCTTGCTAAATCAAGACCAGTTAGGTCTAGGGTCATAGTCTGGAAGTTTAATAATGATTCTAAACGACCTTGTGCAATCTCTGGTTGGTATGGTGTATACGCAGTGTACCAGCCTGGGTTCTCAAGTACGTTACGTAAAATTACGTGTGGTACGTGAGTTGGGTGGTAGCCTTGACCGATGTATGATTTGAACACTTTATTTTTGCTTGCTACTGATTTTAAGTAGCTTAGTGTTTCAACTTCAGTGCGGCTTTCGCCAATTGATAAACCTTGCTCTAAGCGAATGCTTGCAGGTACCGTTTGACCGATCAGCTCTTCAACACTCGATACTCCAAGAGCGCTCAGCATGTCGCTTACTTGCGCTGGGCTTGGCCCAATGTGACGGCGAATAAAATCTTGCTTTTGCTCTAATTGTTCAAGAGATTTGGCGTTTGACATTTGTCCAGATTCCTATGATCCAAAAAAAAGTGGTTACTGCCAATGGGTAACTGGCAATAACTTAAAAACGTGTTGATTTAGTAACTTACAGCGTATGGAAAGGTAAGCTATAAAATCATAAAAGCCCCTGTGAAACCCAAGCTACGTATTTTATTAGCTGGGGATCTAGACGGGGCTTTTAGTCGGCGTGACTAATTAATTAGTCTTCGTCGATTGTGTTAGCGTAGCCTTCAGCGTCTAACAGGTTATCAAGCTCTGATGTGTCAGATGCTTTGATACGGAATAACCAACCGTCAGTGTACGGGTCGTTATTTACTGTTTCAGGCGAATCTTCAAGATCTTCGTTGATTGCAACGATTTCACCACCGATTGGTGCGTAGATGTCTGATGCTGCTTTTACAGACTCAGCTACTGCACAGTCTTCACCCGCGTCAACTTCGTCACCAACTTCTGGTAATTCAACGAATACCATGTCGCCAAGAAGTTCTTGTGCGTGCTCAGTGATACCTACAGTAAACGTACCGTCACCTTCGTCGCGAACCCACTCGTGTGAAGTAGCATATTTTAATTCGCTTGGGATATTGCTCATCTTTTTGTTCCTTTGGTTCTGTTACCAATCATGCTAACAACTCAACATGATTGGCATTATTAGGTGATAACACCAAATTTTTTATAGTTTAGATAACTGATTTGCCGTTACGTACAAAGCAAGGTTTAACAACCTTAACGTTAACCAGTTTTTTACGCATCTCTACTTGGGCTGTTTCGCCAGTTGAACGCGGAACGCGTGCTAGCGCAACACTGTGACCAAGAGTTGGTGAGAATGTACCAGAGGTAATCACCCCTTCACCACCTTCAACGATGACTTTTAAACCGCTACGCAATACGCCTTTTTCTTCAAGCACTAAACCAACTAGTTTGTCTGTGCTCTTGTCAGCGCGTTGCTGTTCTAATACTTCACGACCGATAAACTTACGATCTTCTGGCTCCCATGCGATTGTCCACGCCATGTTTGCAGCAAGTGGAGAAACACTTTCGTCCATATCTAGGCCGTAAAGGTTCATACCCGCTTCAAGACGTAACGTATCACGTGCACCTAGACCCGCTGGCGCTACGCCTGCGTCTAGAAGTTGTTGCCATAAATCAGCAGCTTGATCGTTAGGTACTACGATTTCATAACCATCTTCGCCAGTATAGCCTGTTGTCGCAATAAATAAATCACCTGCTTGCACACCAAAGAAAGGCTTCATACCTTCAACAGCAGCTTGTTGCTCTGCGTTAAGTACTGTTGCTGTTTTAGCACGTGCGTTAGGGCCTTGAACGGCAATCATTGCAAACTCAGGACGCTCAGTAACTGTTACGGCGAAATCAGCCGAAACGTTAGCTAAATGCGCTAAATCTTTTTCGCGTGTTGCTGAGTTAACAACTAAACGATAGTTTGTTTCTGAGAAGAAGTAGATGATAAGGTCGTCGATTACGCCGCCTTCTTCGTTAAGCATACCTGTGTAAAGTGCTTTACCCGGTACAGTTAACTTAGCAACGTCGTTTGCAACTAGTTTACGTAAGAACGCTTGTGCTTGCTCGCCTTGAACATCAACAATTGTCATGTGAGATACGTCAAACATACCTGCATCTGTGCGAACCGCATTATGCTCTTCGATTTGTGAGCCGTAGTTGATTGGCATTTCCCAGCCGTGGAAATCAACCATTTTTGCGCCAGCTTCAAGGTGCTTAGCATGTAAAACTGTTTTAGAAGTCATAATATTCCTTCACTTTTAAATTAACCCACAAGTTGTGGGGCGTGGCCTCAATTTAATGAGGGGGAATAACATGGGCGGCGATTATACATTAGTTGCACAGTTGTCACACCCAAATTGCGATTTTGTAACTAAAAAACAGCTAAACACTCAAGTGCGTAGCTGTTTTAAAAATTTTATGTTTTAAGCAACGTTGGCTAAGGCTAAATCAAAGCCGAGCTGCTGTAAGTGCGTTTGCCATTTATCAAGCTCTGCTTGGCGCGCCACCAGCTGAAATTGCTGTGTTGCTTGGTTATCTATGGCGGTAATAAATACCTCACCACTTTGTGCACCATAGCAGCTGCGCATGTCTGATAAACGCAGTCCCGGCGTTAGCTTAAAGCTGTCGACCAAGGCATCAAACGCTTGCTCACCACTAAGGGTTAGCGCGCTTAAGTCGTCACGCATTACATAATCAATGTCGTAACGTAGTTGTTGCTCATTAATAAGCGACTGTAATTGCACGCTGGCATCTTTACCTAATACAAAACGAAATGCAGTTTCGTTAAAGTAATACAGGGCATAAGCGTAGCTGCTTGTTAGGTCATCGTCTAATGAACTACGTAAGCCTAAACCACTGGCGGTTAGCTTATTAATATCAAGACCTAAAATAGCCGTTAAAAATGGGATTGCTTCAGTGCCACTAAAATCCATAATGGCAGTATCGTTATTAGCTTGTAGCACGTTGTCTGCTGGGGTCTCAGCTTGGCTGTGGCGAGCAAACATTATTGGCGTAAAAGTCATATGTGACACCTATCAATCGTTAATGCTTGAAGTATATTGCGCCGTGCTGGCAACAACAAATTGTAATTATTTATCAATTGATAAATAATGCTTATATATACAGCCCTATAAATAGAATTTTTTAATGAAAAACATTTCTACCGATAGTTTACGTACTTTAGTCACCGTTGTTGAAGTTGGCGGATTTGCCAAAGCAGGTGAATTATTGGGGCTATCGCAACCGGCTGTGAGCTTACAAATAAAGCGCCTTGAAGACATGCTGGGCCATAAGCTGTTTAAAAAGCAAGGCCAGCGCCAAGTGCTTAATCAGTATGGCGAATTACTTATGCCATTAGCAAAGCAAATGCTGCAACAAAACGATGCCATTTTGCAGCAGTTCACCAGCGAAAACGTGACCGGTAAAGTGCGCTTGGGGATACCCAGTGAATTTGCCGCACGTATTCTACCTTCAATTATTGGTGACTTCGTGGCCCTCTACCCTGATGTATCGCTCGAAGTGCGTTCTCGTTTGAGTAAACATTTATTGTCGGTCTCGCGCCAAGATCAATTCGATTTAGTGTTGGCATTAAACGAAGAGCTAGAATCAGCTAAGTTCCCTATTTTTATGCAAGACCAACTAGTATGGGTAGGTGATTTAAACCTTGCACAGAACGATGTGGTCACGCTTGTAACCGCCCCTGAGGGATGTATATATCGTCGCCGCGCAATCGAAGCACTACAAAGTGCGGGTATTAAATACCGCATTGCCTACAGTAATGCCGACTTAACCGGCCTGACTGCGGCATTAAAAGAAGGCTTAGGCATTACAGTGCTGGCAAAAAGCACCGTGCCAAATGAGCTTAACTACCAACTGCAAACCAAAGACCTCCCCGAGCTTGGTCAAATAGGTATTAGTTTAATTAAACGCACCGACGATCCCGGCACCGCCGTAGATAAACTCGCCGAATTCATTGCCCTACGTTTAACGTAGGTGTGAGTTTTCAAAATTGTAAAAACGATTTTATATCTCGTAATTCAATGAATACTCACAAAGAGTGATAAGAGACGCTACGCTTTAGAGGAAAGTAACTAATAGTTTTATTGGGTTACTCATTCACTTCTCATTGTTTTCTCTTTGTGCAAAAGTATATTGAACCACAGAGTACACCGAGGCGCTTCGCGCTACATAAAAAAAGTAATACTCACAAAGAGGAAAAGAGACGCTACGCTTTAGAGTTAAAACTACATAGCTTTATGGTCTTTCTCATTCTTTTCTCATTGTCCTCTCTTTGTGCAAAAAATAATGAAACGTTGGGTTTCGCTCCGCTCTTCCCAACCTACGAGCTAATAAATCAAGCAATGTAAGTCGTCATTTATGGCGACACATAATAGTTAAAATTGACGGGCTAAAGCCCGACCTACATCTTGTTTCTGTGGTTTAGATAAGCATCGCGCGAAATAAATTTCACGCCTACAGGTGAGCATTTCACTGAGACTGCATGCAGGCTGATCTGACTTATAGCTTAAAGCTTCTTTCCCCTTTACTCTTTCTAACTTGCTAACTTTTAGGATTCGTTAAGTTTTACTTAACACCACCCCAAACCTAATATCGTAAT
This region includes:
- the gcvH gene encoding glycine cleavage system protein GcvH, with amino-acid sequence MSNIPSELKYATSHEWVRDEGDGTFTVGITEHAQELLGDMVFVELPEVGDEVDAGEDCAVAESVKAASDIYAPIGGEIVAINEDLEDSPETVNNDPYTDGWLFRIKASDTSELDNLLDAEGYANTIDED
- the gcvT gene encoding glycine cleavage system aminomethyltransferase GcvT, whose protein sequence is MTSKTVLHAKHLEAGAKMVDFHGWEMPINYGSQIEEHNAVRTDAGMFDVSHMTIVDVQGEQAQAFLRKLVANDVAKLTVPGKALYTGMLNEEGGVIDDLIIYFFSETNYRLVVNSATREKDLAHLANVSADFAVTVTERPEFAMIAVQGPNARAKTATVLNAEQQAAVEGMKPFFGVQAGDLFIATTGYTGEDGYEIVVPNDQAADLWQQLLDAGVAPAGLGARDTLRLEAGMNLYGLDMDESVSPLAANMAWTIAWEPEDRKFIGREVLEQQRADKSTDKLVGLVLEEKGVLRSGLKVIVEGGEGVITSGTFSPTLGHSVALARVPRSTGETAQVEMRKKLVNVKVVKPCFVRNGKSVI
- a CDS encoding LysR family transcriptional regulator; the encoded protein is MKNISTDSLRTLVTVVEVGGFAKAGELLGLSQPAVSLQIKRLEDMLGHKLFKKQGQRQVLNQYGELLMPLAKQMLQQNDAILQQFTSENVTGKVRLGIPSEFAARILPSIIGDFVALYPDVSLEVRSRLSKHLLSVSRQDQFDLVLALNEELESAKFPIFMQDQLVWVGDLNLAQNDVVTLVTAPEGCIYRRRAIEALQSAGIKYRIAYSNADLTGLTAALKEGLGITVLAKSTVPNELNYQLQTKDLPELGQIGISLIKRTDDPGTAVDKLAEFIALRLT
- the gcvP gene encoding aminomethyl-transferring glycine dehydrogenase, coding for MSNAKSLEQLEQKQDFIRRHIGPSPAQVSDMLSALGVSSVEELIGQTVPASIRLEQGLSIGESRTEVETLSYLKSVASKNKVFKSYIGQGYHPTHVPHVILRNVLENPGWYTAYTPYQPEIAQGRLESLLNFQTMTLDLTGLDLASASLLDESTAAAEAMGLAKRVAKSKANAFFIADDVHTQTIDVVATRAEQFGFDVIVGKAAEALDHDIFGALFQYPSTTGEITDVTDLIAGVQSKKAIACVAADIMSLLLLKAPGKLGADVVLGSAQRFGVPMGYGGPHAAFFATRDKYKRSLPGRIIGVSKDRLGNDALRMAMQTREQHIRREKANSNICTAQVLLANMAAFYAVYHGPQGLKTIAERIHRFADILAAGLKSKGLNLKHDTWFDTLTVVADNKDEIVARAVAHGVNFASNRAGEYSISVSETTTRADVAELFDIILGEDHGLSVDALANEIEVNGSNSIPASLVRDDEILTHPNFNSYHSETEMLRYIKRLENKDLALNHSMISLGSCTMKLNATAEMIPITWPEFANLHPFCPLDQAAGYQIMMTELHDWLVNITGYDAVSLQPNSGAQGEYAGLIAIRKYHESRGEGHRNVCLIPSSAHGTNPASAQMASMKIVVVDCDKNGNVDMADLKAKAEEVSENLSCIMITYPSTHGVYEETIREICDIVHEHGGQVYMDGANMNAQVGVTSPGSIGSDVSHLNLHKTFCIPHGGGGPGVGPIGVKSHLAPFMPNHSVINVAGTNIGNGAVSAAPYGSAAILPISWAYIAMMGSEGLKQATEMAIVNANYLSEKLSEHYPILYRGRNNRVAHECIVDLRPLKEQTGISEMDVAKRLQDYGFHSPTMSFPVAGTLMIEPTESESKVEIDRFIEAMVSIKSEIDRIASGEWSIENNPLVFAPHTQADVLGNEWDRAYDRFYAAFPVPSVAKDKFWPTVTRIDDVYGDRNLVCSCPAVETYRD